The region CACTTTTGGGTGGCTTGCTGCTGCCAAAGCGGATTCAACTCGAGGGCATTCAGATAAATCGGCAACGTCGCGGTAAGGGTTTTTCCCTCCCCGGTGCGCATCTCAGCCACTGTGCCCTGGTGCATCGAAATCCCGCCGACCATCTGCACATCATAATGCCGTAGGCCAATCGTTTTCTTGCTGGCCTCACGCACAACAGCATATGCCTCGAAGAGTAAATCATCCAGGATTTCGCCCTGTGCCAGACGCACGCGAAATTCGTTGGTCTTATTACTCAGTTCGGCTTCGCTGAGAGCCTCGTATTCTGGCTCTAGCGCGTTAATTTGCTCGACAATCTGCTTGTAAGCGTCAATTTGTTTTTTCTGTGGATCCCCGCCAATGGCTTGGACAATGCGTTTAAACATAGATTCCTCTGTTAGATATTGTTTTTAACGCAAAGTCGCCAAGACGCGGAGACGCAAAGATTTTCTTTATTGTCTTTGCGCCTTGCCCCTTTGCGTCATTGCGTTGAATTTTTTACATTTGAAAAGAATCGGCGCGATTATAGCATAGCTACCCTCACCCCGTCTCGCTCCGCTTGACACGCCTCCCCCCGGGAAGATGGCCTGGTGGTGATGGAGGAATGATATAATCTCGCCCATGAGCAATGTCGAAACCGCTCCAGCCTCCGCCAACCGCCAGATCGCCCGCGCCGCCGGGTTGGTCATGGCGGCTTTTGTTTTCAGCCAGTTGGCGGGTTTGTTGCGTCAAATTTTTGTCGCCAATGCCTTTGGCACTAGCCCAGAGATGGATGCTTTCAACGCGGCCAACCGCGTTGCCGAGACGCTCTTTAATCTGGTTGCTGGTGGCGCGTTGGGGTCGGCGTTCATTCCCCTGTTTACCGATTTGCTAACCAAAAAGCGCCGCGACGAAGCCTGGCAACTGGCCTCCGCGGTAGGCAATTGGGTGCTGATTGTGCTCAGCGCGCTGAGCATCCTCACCGCCATTTTCGCCCCCCAGGTTGTGCGTTATATTCTCGCCCCCGGTTTCGCCGCTGACCCTGCTCAGGAAGCCCTCGCCATTCACCTCATGCGGCTGATGTTGCCCTCGGCGGCCATCTTTGGCCTCAGCGGGTTGGTGATGGGCATCCTCAACTCGCATCAGATATTTTTTGTTCCCGCTCTGACCCCCTCGATGTACCAGATCGGCATGATCTTCGGTGTGCTGGTGCTCTCCCCGCGCATTGGCGTTGATGGTTTGGCCTGGGGCGTAGTGCTGGGAGCGGCGGCGCATCTGCTATTGCAAATCCCTACCTTGCTTAAGCGGCGCGGCACATACACACTGACCTTGGGCCTGAGAATGGCTCCCGTGCGCGAAGTCATGCGCCTGATGGGGCCGCGCCTGCTGGGTGTGGCCGTGGTGCAATTGAACTTCTGGGTTAATATTCGTCTGGCATCAACGATGCCGGAGGGCAGCGTCACCGGCCTGGCGTTTGCCTTCATTTTGATGCTGATGCCGCAGGCCGCCATTGCTCAATCGATTGCCACGGCGGCTATGCCTACCCTGGCGGCGCAATACTCGCGCGGCCAACTCGATGAAGTGCGCGGTTCGCTGGCGGCCAGTTTGCGCGGTGTGCTGCTGCTTTCCATCCCTGCCGCCGTGGGGCTGATTTTACTGCGCGGCCCGATTATCACCATTCTCTACCAGCGCGGCGAATTCACTGCCCATTCGCGCGAGCTGGTATCCTGGGCGCTATTGTGGTATGCCGCCGGGCTGGTTGGTCATTCCGTGATGGAAATTCTGGCGCGCGCCTTCTACGCTTTGCACGATACCAAAACTCCTGTCACAGTGGGCATCATCGCCATGAGTTTGAACGTGGTTTTTAGTTTTGCCTTTGCCGCGCTTTTTAGGCGCATCGGCTGGATGCCCCACGGCGGGCTGGCGCTGGCAAATTCACTGGCGACCGCCCTCGAGACCGTTGGCCTGTTCTTTCTGATGCGCCGCCGCTTGAACGGCCTGCAAGGCGGGCGCGTCTGGCAGGGCGCGTTGCAAGCGGGTATCGCCGCTGTCGGGATGGGCCTTTTCCTGTGGGGCTGGCTGGCTTTTTTCAGCGGGCGCTCTGCCTGGCTGCTTGGCGGCGCAGGAATCATCATCGGCGGGGCAATCTATGCCCTGCTATTGCTCGTTTTGCGTGTGGATGAACTTCAGATGGTATTGAAATTCATCAAGGTTAAACTTAACGCCAGGGCGCAATGAGACGCGGCGACGCAAAGTTTTAACATTTTTTCTTTGCGTCTTTATATCCTGGCGACTTTGCGTTAATCATTTGACCAATCCCTCAGATTGCTCTATACTCAAAACAACCAGGAGCAAATAATGAAATGTTGGCAATGTGAAACTGAAGCCCGCGGCGTGTGTCGTTTTTGCGGGCGTGCCGTGTGCAAAGCTCACGCCCAAACCATGAACTATATCGTCAGCGTGTACCCCAGCCAGAGCAAAAAAGTGCTCA is a window of Chloroflexota bacterium DNA encoding:
- the murJ gene encoding murein biosynthesis integral membrane protein MurJ yields the protein MSNVETAPASANRQIARAAGLVMAAFVFSQLAGLLRQIFVANAFGTSPEMDAFNAANRVAETLFNLVAGGALGSAFIPLFTDLLTKKRRDEAWQLASAVGNWVLIVLSALSILTAIFAPQVVRYILAPGFAADPAQEALAIHLMRLMLPSAAIFGLSGLVMGILNSHQIFFVPALTPSMYQIGMIFGVLVLSPRIGVDGLAWGVVLGAAAHLLLQIPTLLKRRGTYTLTLGLRMAPVREVMRLMGPRLLGVAVVQLNFWVNIRLASTMPEGSVTGLAFAFILMLMPQAAIAQSIATAAMPTLAAQYSRGQLDEVRGSLAASLRGVLLLSIPAAVGLILLRGPIITILYQRGEFTAHSRELVSWALLWYAAGLVGHSVMEILARAFYALHDTKTPVTVGIIAMSLNVVFSFAFAALFRRIGWMPHGGLALANSLATALETVGLFFLMRRRLNGLQGGRVWQGALQAGIAAVGMGLFLWGWLAFFSGRSAWLLGGAGIIIGGAIYALLLLVLRVDELQMVLKFIKVKLNARAQ
- a CDS encoding DUF2180 family protein, with amino-acid sequence MKCWQCETEARGVCRFCGRAVCKAHAQTMNYIVSVYPSQSKKVLKSLVVADAVFCGQCKPQPEPLETPYLD